The Spirosoma oryzicola region AGTACGACGCCCGCATTCGGACCGTAGAGGATTTGCACGAAGGTATGGTACTAAATGGTGTAGTGACCAACATCACCGCTTTTGGAGCTTTTGTCGATATCGGTGTCAAGCAGGATGGTTTGGTTCACGTTTCTCAGTTGGCCAATCACTACGTTTCCGATCCAAAAACAGTGGTTAAGGTGTACCAGAAAGTAAAAGTTAAAGTTTTGGAAGTAGACAAGGCTCGCAAACGGATTGCGTTGTCCATGAAAATTTAATAGGTTGCACTTGTATCGTCGTTGGATGACTGCGATAAACGTGCACTACAAATCCCATCCATATGCAACAATGCTGGTCACGGAGCTTACAGCGCTCCGTTCTCCTGAGCACTTGCCTGCTTTCATTACTTACCTCCTGCGAGGTGCTACGCTCTTCGGGACCGTCCCATTCGGTCAGTCGTCGCTCGGCTGGGTCCAGCACAGTGGCCCGCCGAACACCGACGGGTAAAACCCCGGCCCGACCGCCAGCAGTCCCTGCCAAGTCGGTCGGTAAAGTGGTCGATTCGCGAACGTACGAGAACCGGTACGTTCCGGAAGTCGTGAAGATAGCCCGAACGTATACCGGTACTCCCTATCGATCAGGTGGAAATACAACGGACGGTATCGACTGCTCAGGATTGGTATTTGCTGTTTTTAATACGGTAGGTTTGCGGATGCCCCGAATTTCGTGGCAACAATCGGAAGTAGGCCGGGAAGTAGAAGTGACTGATATACTGCCCGGCGATCTGATCTTCTTCGTTCCCGATAAGGGGCAGGCTGGTTATGTTTCGCACACAGGTATTGTAACGGAGGTCAACGGCAGTAGTAATATTCGGTTCATTCACGCATCATCGTCGCGGGGTGTTCGGGAAGATAATTTGTTTGCGGATTACTTCAAGGGGCGCTTTGTCAAAGCATTACGGCCATTTTAAGTCTACAAGACGAAAAGAGGACGCTCATTAATGAGCGTCCTCTTTTCGTTTTACAATTATTTTATCTCGCCAGCAAGAACTATACGGCTGGCTGCGGATTGTTGATTAGTTCTTCCCAATAAACTCGGTCCTTGTTTTTGAGCTTCATCTCTAAGCTTAAGGCTTCATTACGCGTAGCAAACTGCCTTGTGAATTTAACTTCCCACGGCTTACCCTCGGCTGTAGCTGGGTTTGTTTTGGCATTGTGTTGCCACAACGTGATTTTCAGGTCTTTCGACTGACCGATAAAATATTGATCAGTTGATGGGCTGTAGATGATATAAACCGTATGCATGAGATGTCGTATACTATTATCAAAGCTACGTAATTGTTAACATAAAACAAACCTGGTCAAGTGTAAGCGGTTTCAGGTATCGGCCGATTTAACTTTTTTAACCAGCAATTTGGGCTAGTCTATTTTTTTTCTAATCTTTGCAGCCACAAAACCGCCACCAAGTGGTTTTTGAGGGGGTATAGCTCAGTTGGCTAGAGCGCTACAATGGCATTGTAGAGGCCGTCGGTTCGAATCCGACTATCTCCACCCTACTGCATACTATCGGCTTTTAAGTCTGCTACATACCGTGGCAGACTTTTTTTATTGCACGTTCATTAAATATAACTTTCTCAATATTATTTATTCATTATCAAACTATCACTGTATAAATATTTATAAGTAATAACTGCAAACTCAATATCACACTTTCATCATATTTAAAATATTATACCAACAATACTTATTTATCTAATATAAAATTACTCTACTTAAAACTATTAAAGCATAATTTTTCTCATAAGACGAAAAAGATTAAATCCGTATTAATACTCCTTCCGTATGTGTCGTCATTAGAGAAGTAGTTCCTCCCACAGACTGCAGCTGTTTACAGGTTCGCTACACGCTCCACTGAGTTGATGAAAGTCTGATTCTGTCCTACTCAACGGACGGCGTGTCTTTCATACCCGAAACCAATCGTTCCATAGTATCAATCAGCTCAATAAGCCAATGAAACAATTTCTAACATTGTTAGTGCTCTTTATTTTGTCTGTTCAGTCTATTTGGGCACAGGCAGTAGTCGATCCAGAGTTGCAAGACGCATTACGTACCAATCCACTGGCCCAAGTCATCGTTACGTTTAAAGGTGACGCAGCACCATTACCAACTCAGGTTGATCTTCTGCGCCAGATAGGGATTACAAAGGGCGTAACGCTTAAATCCCTTCCCATTGCGGGTATCTTGGCAACTGCTGCCCAAGTAAACGCATTATCGATGAGCGCAGAGGTCAAATCACTTTATCTCAACAAAAGACTTAATTACTATAACTACGACGCCACTCATCTAACGGGTGTAAAGCGGTTACGGGCTGACAAAACGATGACCGCGTCGAACAAAGGACTACCTATTTCCGGAAAAGGAATTGGCGTGCTTATCAACGACAGCGGTGTTGACGGTACGCACGACGACATCAAATTTGGGACGCATCTGGTACAAAACACGCTGGGCACAACCAATTTGAACTCGCTGAATTCGCTTCTCCCGGTCAGCTATATCGAAGGCGTTCCCAATACAGATTCAAACTCAGGTCATGGAACGCATTGCGCTGGCACGGTAGGCGGGAATGGGGCAAAATCCAACGGAAAGTACGAAGGTGTTGCTCCCGGTGCCTCTCTGCTTGGCTACGGTTCAGGGAGTGCCCTGCTGGTGCTCGACGCTATTGGCGGTTTCGATTACGCCCTGACGCATCAGTACCAGTACAATATTCGGGTGATTAGCAATTCGTTCGGGACCAGCGGGCGGTTTGATCCGAACAGCCCGATCAACCTAGTTACTAAAAAAGCGTACGATCGCGGGATGGTCGTTGTTTTTGCCGCCGGAAACAGCGGTCCTGGCTCAGACACGCACAACCCATACGCCATCGCGCCGTGGGTTATATCGGTAGGCGCTGGCGACAAATACGGCCGATTGGCTGATTTTTCGTCACGGGGCGTAATGGGTCAGGGAGGTACGTTCAGCGTAGATGGCGAAACGTGGACTTATAAAAACGAGCCAACGATTGTAGCACCTGGTGTAGACATTATATCAACTCGTGTGATCGGTCCGGTAGCCTCACTAGGTATTCAGACCGACATTGCACAGCTAGAGGCCGCGCATGTACCTTTCTATACGTTTATGAGCGGTACTTCTATGGCAACTCCACACGTAGCGGGTATTGTTGCTCTGATGTTGGAAGCTAAATCTTCCCTGTCTCCGGCGCAGGTCCGTCAGATTATTCAAAATACAGCGACTAATATGCCTGGCCGGCAATCCTGGGAAGTAGGATCGGGATACGTTAACGCCTATGCCGCTGTCGATTACATTTACCGGGGTGCTAGTTTTGGGACAACGCTCAACAGCACACGAAACTTCAACAGCTCGGTTGATTCGCAGCTTTCTACACAAGCGTTCACCGTCAACTACAACCCAGTAACCAGCAGCAGCAATCAATTTACATTTTCGGTACCTGCGGGCGTAAACAGCCTCGAAGCTAAAATAGCCGCTTTCGGATTGCTGGAGCAAACAGGTAATACGGTTGGTCTAGTGCTAGTTGATCCCAACGGTACTCAGTATCGTTCGGGAGTACCTCTTACCTTCGCCCTGTCTACGGATCGCAATGTGGCCGTGTCATCACCCCTGGCGGGTGCCTGGACGTTGAAAGTAACCGGTATACAAGGATACGTTGGGGTGACTGAAACAATCAACGGCACGATTTCTACCCTGACGGCTAGCGGCACCAAAGGGCTAGGAGACATTGCCGGTCACGCAGCCGAAGCATCCATTAAACTAGCGATAACCAAGCGCCTGGTCGACGGATTATACGGTGAGTTCAAACCAAACGAGTCGCTTAAGCGGATTCATTTAGCGGACTACTTGAGCATGGGCCAGGCTGTTCGTCAGTATTTTCCAACCAATGGTACAAAATCATTTTACGATGTGAACGATAGCCAGGCTTTACTAGCCGAATCGGTAACAGCACAAGGTGCATCCTTGCGGGATGGCGAACAGAAATTTATAGGCGTGATGCTGCCCCGGAGCCAGAATAATTTTGCGCCTTGGGATGATGTCAATCGGGTTTCGCTGGCTTATTCACTTGTTCAAAGTCTGGGATTACAGGAAGCAGCGCTGGCACGTTCGGGCAAACCGGTTAGTCTGACGGTTGATGGAAAAACGTTAACTCTCGATGATGCAGCCAGCATACCGGCAGGCATGGAAGGGTACGTGAGCGTCGCGCTGGCCCTGAATCTGATCAACGCCTTCTACAGCGTTGCGCAGGGGCCGTATGACTTAAAACCAACTCTTCGCGCCGTTTTCAAACCTTTGCAGACCGTCAGTCGCGCTGATTTCGCCGTTATTGTTACCCGCACTTTCTCGCAGTGGGAAGCCTTGGCGAAGGCGCGGGTAGCCGCCAGCCAGCCTGAATACGTATACCAGGTATCGGCGTCACCCAATCCGTTCTCGGGGCTTACAACCATCAACTACACGCTGGCGAAGGAAGAACACGTTCTGGTAGAGGTATCCAGCCTATTGGGCTATCGGCTACAAACATTGGTCAACGAGAAAAAATCAGCGGGCAGTTATCAGGTCAACTTCGACGGAAATAATCTGGTACCAGGAAGCTACATTCTGAATGTGAAAACACCAACCAGTCTGTTATCCAAACGTCTGGTTGTCAACTAAGCGATTCATTAAACAATTAGACAAGTAGAACAGTGATAAAAATAAAAGCCCGGAAGACTATGTGTCCTCCGGGCTTTTGTATTGACTGGTAAACTTTTTCTATTGCTCAACCATCTCGGCATCAGCCAGGATGTAGTTCAGTTCGTAGATATTGTCAGCGTTCAGCTTGAGCGTTCCATGAAAAGTCCGGCGCTCGTCCGTCTTGAACTTCTTGCCTGCTTTCTTAAACTTTAGCGACACCACCGACTCAGGACCCGCTCCTCCGCAGAAGAAACACGCGCTGTAGGGGAAAGCCGACAGTACGTACAGGTTTGACTCCAGATCGACGGGCAACACGTAGCCGGTCAGCTCGACGGTTTTGCCGTTAAGTTTCTGGATACCTTGTCCAAATGTTGGATAAAGCATGTATACTGATTCTTCAGCGTACCATTTCTTTTTGAACGTAACATCGCGTAAGACCTCCCACGACAGTTTCACTGGCTCATCCTTCTTACTGAGCAACGATATCAGCTAGTACTAAAATAAGTAACGGTTATAATCGAAACAAACGATCCACGATCTGGCTATTCAGATTATAAACCAGACTCAAGGCATTTATAAGAAAAAGATAAGTTCTCATTTCAATAGAACACTGGAAGTGCGAAACCAAGTTGTTTGGCAGCTAAATCACATATCTCGCATAATATTAAAAAAATATTATAAATAGAGTAAGAAATAGAATATAAATGCCTCATTATAAGAAGGCCATATCTATATAGAAAACTTACCAGGTTTTAGTTAAATTATTGACCTAGTTGAATTTATGTAAAAACATCTGAAACATGTCCTAAAAAATCAAGTCTTCTTAATCCTCTAAGAATTAGAACAAGCGTTATTAGACTAGCGGATATCTCATAAGTCAGCTCGAAGTCAGTCTATAATTTTCCAGAAAAGGCATTATATTATTTAAAGAATAAATTATTAAAAATTAATTTAATTATAGGATAGAACTTCGGCATTTTATAACATTGAATAGTCTGACTATAACTGTTCTATAGCAGAACGTTATATGTATATAAAGAGCACAAAGGTATTATTTTACCAAAAACACCTTACCTATTTTGTTAATTCTATAATTAATAAAGATTATAAACTTTTACAAACTCAATTACTTCACTAAATATCAAGAGATAAACAGCATAAGAACTATTCTGCAAACTAAATAAAATTCTGCTGCTCAATTTTCGGATATATAGTTAACCAGTTATTGATGTAGCGTTAGTAAAGTCTGTATATACATGACACTACCTACTGATTTACGCCAAAATTATAGGGACAGCAAAACACGTTTATAAGCAACTATCTAAACAAATTCAGCTTATAAACAAACTTATTTTTTGGGTAATAGTATCCAATCGTAAGAAACAAGAAGGCCATGCATTTGTAGGACATGTGAATATCAATCATAAGCATATTAATTGAGATTGTTATAACAATCATTCTGATGGCTTGATTGACTCTGGATATCTCAAGCAATAGTGATACATAAATTAGTAATCCTAGTAGCCCGCTTTCGGTTAATATTCTTAGCCAAGATCCATCTAAAGCAGGACCCCACATACCTGGCCCTAATCCAATAATATAAGATATATATGATTCAGACCAATACTTAATAGCATACGACCATTTAGAAGCTCTGATTGACCAGCTTATATCTGAAGTATAATAGTCAATTGGCATTTCAGGAAACTCAATGTGTATAGGGTCAATGTATGTATTATCGTAATACTCAAAAAATTGATCAACGTTATTATAATTAAACAAATTAGAAGACCTAGCAAGTATTGGGTTCTCTAGTTGAACTATCAAAGTAAAAGATAGAGGAATAATGATAATAGCACTTACTAGTACTAATAATTTATTTTTAATCTCTTTATAAAAATAAGCAACCACAACTATAAAATAAGCTAGAGTTGGCATACGAGCACCGGTAAGTATAAGCAGAAAGAATACTACTATTAATATTATGTGTTGATATATTTTATAAGTAAATGATGTATTATATATAATAATACAAAGGGCACACACAAGAATAGTTCCTACCTCCCATGGACCACCAGTAATTCCAATAGCTCGATTCGAAACGTCTTCATCATATCCCTCAGATGAAAACCCACCAACGATTTGCATTCTCTGCAATATAATTATCACGAAGTTTATTACTATATACCAGTAAGATATTTTTACTAGAGAAAATTTAGTTTTTGCAAGATAACCAATGTAAAAAAAGCTAAAGTATTCTATAAGCCTTAACGAATATAATATATTAGATCGCCCGTATAATCCTATATTAGCTAAGTTTGACAAAGCGCCAAGGCTTATAAAGCTAAATAATAATATTTCTATCTTTGAGAAATACGTGTATTTTTTGATTGCATATATAGCTAATATAAGTAATATAACATAACTAATGAAAATGTCATCCAGACGAATACCTGTGGATTTTTCTTGCACAGGTATAATATTTATTTTAGGTATAAATAATAAAACTACCCCTATCCAGTAAATATTATCTACTAGGTTTATTCTACTTTCCTTAAAAGGTTTCATTACTAGAAATGTTTGTCTTGATGTGGATATGTGTTGGCGATAGGTATAGCACGAATTAATTTTTGCTATACCTATTGTATTTCCCTTAATATCGGGTTTGTATAAGATAGAAGGGACAAATAGTTTATATTCAATCAGCTAAAGGTAGTAAAGCATAAATTAAAATAAACAAATAGAGATAAACAATAATAAATATATCACTATTCAATATCATTGACACAACACTCCCACATTTTTTAACTATTTTACCTATATTATGAAATTTATTTTTGTTTTTTGTAACCTTAATTATTTATAAGTATACAAATTAGGTTGAAGTAGAAACGACCAGCCAATAGCCGGGCGTTTCTATCAATCAACTCTAAAATGAAGTGATTAATTAAGACTCGTAAGTAAAACTAGTTACTTGACCTATCACAATGTAACCTCCTGTTTTCTTCCCCGTAATACCACCTTTGGTAGTTACACTGATAGGTAAACCACGGTTGTCACACTGGTATATGAGGTCTACTACAGATGTACCACTACCTTCTTCCGTTGTAATCTTGGTGATGTTATTGCGACTAAACTGGTGTCCTATGCCAGGCAGCATTTGCAGACGAGTTGCGTAGTAGGGGTTATCATCACGGAATAGCAGACCATAAAAAGGGTTCAGCTTAGAATCGTGTTCATACAGCACTGTAGCGTGATTGATGTTACCTATTGACGATGACTTAATTCTGAAAATATTATCGTTACTATACTCATATAATACATAGTCATAATCAACAACTCTCACATAACCGCTAGATGTAGAAATTGGCCGCCCTTGTATGTCCAAGTTACAGATAAACAAGGTATTTGGTGTGTATAACACGCTATCAATCTATTGGTAATAGTAAGCGTCACTCGGCTTACCGTTCGTGTAATAGTTAAAAATGGTGGCACTCCCGACTCTGTCACCCGGAGAAAGGTAATAGTCTAAACATTGGTATTGGCCATTTGGGCTATATTTTACTAAACCAACAGAGTTGTTCATCAACCTGAAAGAAGATAACCGATTATTTAAATCGTAAGAAAATGAAATGCTGCTAACTGGATTACTAACAGTTTTCAGTCTTACCCGAAGTGGCGACAATGTATTCATCCTATGATCTATACAAGACCATGTAAAAGCTGACAAACGTAATACTAGTAGCGTGTTTCGAAGAAAAAGTTGCATAAGTGGATATGATAAAAGATTTGTTGGCAAATCTGTGTGAAGCACTTTCCGGAAGATATAGAATAGCTACCTACGTTTGTTTCAGTTTTTCGATTTATTATTTTTTCTTTCAGTAACCCAATCGACGATCGACGTTATCCTATGCAACTTTATTCTTATTACAATTAATGAGGTTCTGTACTTAATTTCATATGTGATATTAATTCAACTGTATGTTTGAATAGAGATCTAGTAAATATAGTTGGTTGTAGAATTCAGCTACCCCATCAATCAGCCATTAAAATATGAAAGCCCGGAAGACTATGTGTCCTCCGGGCTTTTGTATTGACTGGTAAACTTTTTCTATTGCTCAACCATCTCGGCATCAGCCAGGATGTAGTTCAGTTCGTAGATATTGTCAGCGTTCAGCTTGAGCGTTCCATGAAAAGTCCGGCGCTCGTCCGTCTTGAACTTCTTGCCTGCTTTCTTAAACTTTAGCGACACCACCGACTCAGGACCCGCTCCTCCGCAGAAGAAACACGCGCTGTAGGGGAAAGCCGACAGTACGTACAGGTTTGACTCCAGATCGACGGGCAACACGTAGCCGGTCAGCTCGACGGTTTTGCCATTAAGTTTCTGGATACCTTGTCCGAATGTTGGATAAAGCATGTATACTGATTCTTCAGCGTACCATTTCTTTTTGAACGTAACATCGCGTAAGACCTCCCACGACAGTTTCACTGGCTCAGCAGCCGCAGCAACGGTCTTTGAAGTGACTCCACGGCCTGGGGTGACGGGTTCCAGCGGCCGGAAAGAAAATGCAACAAAACTGGCGAATAGCAGAGCAACGAGTAAGCGGTTCATGGCGTTATACACAGTATGTGACAAGTGTGAAGTAAAATTACGAAATTTACTACATTTACTCAATTATTTGCTTCGATCCAACTGACGGTGTCCGAACTACTCAACGATAACACAAAAAACGACCAGGCAATTCCATTTCGGTTTACGCGCCTGTATGTAACTTTATTTGTTGTCCTCGCTGTGCTGCTTACCGGGGGGCAAATTCTCACGCAGTGGCGTCTTGGTACGGTACAGGATGAACTGTGGATTATTCGGTACACCGCTTTACAACGACATCAAAGTCAGCAGATTGTCAAGCAGGCACTTCAGGTAACTGATATCAACGAACGGGCTAACTTCGACCAGAACCTTTCGGAATTACGTCATGTATTCACCACGTTTGAACGGTACCATCTGCAAAGTCGTGAAGGTAAAGTAAGCGATCACAATGTAACGATTCCCAATTCGGCTAATGTACAGGTACTCTACAATGAGATCAATCCTGAATTCACGGCCTTTCAGCGCAGCATTAGGCGCTTGATAAACCTCCGTAGCCCAGACGAAGTGGTACAGCCTGACGTACAGGCCAGTTTAAAATTGCTTCTGGCCAACGAGAAACCATTTCTGGAAGAGATTGACGCTATCGTACGTCAACATACGGGGGATCTTCGCAATCAGCTTACGCGACTCGAATCGATTGAGCTTTATCTGTATATAGTTTCAATCCTGGTACTGCTAGGTATTGGGGTACTTATCTTCCGTCCTGCCACACGCCGTCTAAAGCAGACCATTGCCCAACTAATTGAAGCAGAACAACAGGCTAGTATAGCCAATAAACAGTTATTGAGCGTAAACAAATCGCTCAGCGAAACGCGGCAGAAACTGTTCGAAGCGACCCGGCTTCAATACCAGCAGGAAATGGACGAACAAAAATTACGCACGTCGTATTTAATGGCTGGCCAGGAAGATGAGCGGAAACGGTTATCGCGGGAATTACACGATGGATTGGGCCAGATGCTAACGGCGATCAAACTTCAGATTGAGGGTTTGGAAGCGGGTCTCAAGCGGGCGGCTCAACAGGGAACAAGTGATCTAACGGCCCACTCTAAAAATATTAGTAACCTTAAGAAACTGGTTACCCAAACTATTCAAGAAACCCGTACGATCTCTAATAATTTGATGCCGACGGTTTTAAGCGATTTTGGGGTTATTCCAGCCATCAAAATGCTGGCCGAAAATGATCGTAGTGAAACAATAGATGTAACTTTCGAATCGAACCTTACAGCCGATGATCCGCGTTTAGATAAAAATGTGGAGATTATGTTGTACCGCATTACGCAGGAAGCCATAAGTAATGCAGTACGTCACGCACATCCTTCACATATTCATATTGAGTTGATCGAACGCCAGAACTATGTACACCTGATCGTCAGCGATGATGGGCGGGGATTTCGTCCGGAGAACCAGCGTTCGAAGCTTTCGCACCAAACCCAAGATGGCCGTGCTCCATCGCAAGGTTTACACAACATGCAGGAACGGGCAAAACTGCTCAACGGCAAGTTGAAAATTAATTCGGTACCCGGAAAAGGTACAAAAGTACAAGTTAGTATA contains the following coding sequences:
- a CDS encoding GIY-YIG nuclease family protein, translating into MHTVYIIYSPSTDQYFIGQSKDLKITLWQHNAKTNPATAEGKPWEVKFTRQFATRNEALSLEMKLKNKDRVYWEELINNPQPAV
- a CDS encoding S8 family serine peptidase, whose product is MKQFLTLLVLFILSVQSIWAQAVVDPELQDALRTNPLAQVIVTFKGDAAPLPTQVDLLRQIGITKGVTLKSLPIAGILATAAQVNALSMSAEVKSLYLNKRLNYYNYDATHLTGVKRLRADKTMTASNKGLPISGKGIGVLINDSGVDGTHDDIKFGTHLVQNTLGTTNLNSLNSLLPVSYIEGVPNTDSNSGHGTHCAGTVGGNGAKSNGKYEGVAPGASLLGYGSGSALLVLDAIGGFDYALTHQYQYNIRVISNSFGTSGRFDPNSPINLVTKKAYDRGMVVVFAAGNSGPGSDTHNPYAIAPWVISVGAGDKYGRLADFSSRGVMGQGGTFSVDGETWTYKNEPTIVAPGVDIISTRVIGPVASLGIQTDIAQLEAAHVPFYTFMSGTSMATPHVAGIVALMLEAKSSLSPAQVRQIIQNTATNMPGRQSWEVGSGYVNAYAAVDYIYRGASFGTTLNSTRNFNSSVDSQLSTQAFTVNYNPVTSSSNQFTFSVPAGVNSLEAKIAAFGLLEQTGNTVGLVLVDPNGTQYRSGVPLTFALSTDRNVAVSSPLAGAWTLKVTGIQGYVGVTETINGTISTLTASGTKGLGDIAGHAAEASIKLAITKRLVDGLYGEFKPNESLKRIHLADYLSMGQAVRQYFPTNGTKSFYDVNDSQALLAESVTAQGASLRDGEQKFIGVMLPRSQNNFAPWDDVNRVSLAYSLVQSLGLQEAALARSGKPVSLTVDGKTLTLDDAASIPAGMEGYVSVALALNLINAFYSVAQGPYDLKPTLRAVFKPLQTVSRADFAVIVTRTFSQWEALAKARVAASQPEYVYQVSASPNPFSGLTTINYTLAKEEHVLVEVSSLLGYRLQTLVNEKKSAGSYQVNFDGNNLVPGSYILNVKTPTSLLSKRLVVN
- a CDS encoding DUF3299 domain-containing protein, which gives rise to MNRLLVALLFASFVAFSFRPLEPVTPGRGVTSKTVAAAAEPVKLSWEVLRDVTFKKKWYAEESVYMLYPTFGQGIQKLNGKTVELTGYVLPVDLESNLYVLSAFPYSACFFCGGAGPESVVSLKFKKAGKKFKTDERRTFHGTLKLNADNIYELNYILADAEMVEQ
- a CDS encoding O-antigen ligase family protein, producing the protein MKPFKESRINLVDNIYWIGVVLLFIPKINIIPVQEKSTGIRLDDIFISYVILLILAIYAIKKYTYFSKIEILLFSFISLGALSNLANIGLYGRSNILYSLRLIEYFSFFYIGYLAKTKFSLVKISYWYIVINFVIIILQRMQIVGGFSSEGYDEDVSNRAIGITGGPWEVGTILVCALCIIIYNTSFTYKIYQHIILIVVFFLLILTGARMPTLAYFIVVVAYFYKEIKNKLLVLVSAIIIIPLSFTLIVQLENPILARSSNLFNYNNVDQFFEYYDNTYIDPIHIEFPEMPIDYYTSDISWSIRASKWSYAIKYWSESYISYIIGLGPGMWGPALDGSWLRILTESGLLGLLIYVSLLLEISRVNQAIRMIVITISINMLMIDIHMSYKCMAFLFLTIGYYYPKNKFVYKLNLFR
- a CDS encoding C40 family peptidase, whose protein sequence is MQQCWSRSLQRSVLLSTCLLSLLTSCEVLRSSGPSHSVSRRSAGSSTVARRTPTGKTPARPPAVPAKSVGKVVDSRTYENRYVPEVVKIARTYTGTPYRSGGNTTDGIDCSGLVFAVFNTVGLRMPRISWQQSEVGREVEVTDILPGDLIFFVPDKGQAGYVSHTGIVTEVNGSSNIRFIHASSSRGVREDNLFADYFKGRFVKALRPF
- a CDS encoding DUF3299 domain-containing protein — protein: MLSKKDEPVKLSWEVLRDVTFKKKWYAEESVYMLYPTFGQGIQKLNGKTVELTGYVLPVDLESNLYVLSAFPYSACFFCGGAGPESVVSLKFKKAGKKFKTDERRTFHGTLKLNADNIYELNYILADAEMVEQ
- a CDS encoding sensor histidine kinase, whose translation is MSELLNDNTKNDQAIPFRFTRLYVTLFVVLAVLLTGGQILTQWRLGTVQDELWIIRYTALQRHQSQQIVKQALQVTDINERANFDQNLSELRHVFTTFERYHLQSREGKVSDHNVTIPNSANVQVLYNEINPEFTAFQRSIRRLINLRSPDEVVQPDVQASLKLLLANEKPFLEEIDAIVRQHTGDLRNQLTRLESIELYLYIVSILVLLGIGVLIFRPATRRLKQTIAQLIEAEQQASIANKQLLSVNKSLSETRQKLFEATRLQYQQEMDEQKLRTSYLMAGQEDERKRLSRELHDGLGQMLTAIKLQIEGLEAGLKRAAQQGTSDLTAHSKNISNLKKLVTQTIQETRTISNNLMPTVLSDFGVIPAIKMLAENDRSETIDVTFESNLTADDPRLDKNVEIMLYRITQEAISNAVRHAHPSHIHIELIERQNYVHLIVSDDGRGFRPENQRSKLSHQTQDGRAPSQGLHNMQERAKLLNGKLKINSVPGKGTKVQVSIPYKMQSAHYDAN